The genomic stretch GATCAGAGAGTCCTGCCTCCACATGGGTTCTACCCCATTTCCACGGACGGTTGAGTTAAGAGTTGCTCCCCCTGTTGCTGTTGATCGAGTCTCCGCCGCTGCCGGGGATTGTGCCAGCGCTCGATGTAATCAAAGATATCCGCTCTCGCCTCGGCTCTCGTTT from Nitrospirota bacterium encodes the following:
- a CDS encoding IS3 family transposase, producing the protein TRAEARADIFDYIERWHNPRQRRRLDQQQQGEQLLTQPSVEMG